The genomic DNA AAAGTATCAAGTCTAAACTTCAGACTTATTTAATGACTATGACTTACAATTCCCTATTTTATTCAGTGTCCTTTGATAGACAGTTCAAAGAGTATCTAAGCTGCAATCACTTAAAACAGCTCAAAgacaataatttattatttttacaacagTATGTCATTTTACATTCATTTATTAATCTTACACATTGACAGCAGGAGTTGTGCACTTCAGCTTCCAATCACATTTCATTTTAACTAGATCCAAATTGACAATGATATTTTACaacaacttgttttctgtcaatTTAATACTTTTGTTTTCTATCAAAATTAGTGAAGACTTTCTCACTAGCTCAACAACTTTAAATTcaggaaatatttcatttgaaactGTCATACCAAACTGCTAGCATCTCTTTAGAGCTATGTCAGACATCTATTACTGTGTAAATTTTTATTAACAACGACTTACCCCCATGTGTTTACTGCTGGGATCTGGATCTTGATAATGTGGATTTATGTTGAAGGGTACCAATCCAAGGGCATTAAATGAAGGTGGATACACAATTGGCATATCGTTAGTGGTATTGATACTGACAGTGGAAACATTAGTCCCTGCGCTGGATCCGATGTATGGCATACCGTCTTCCAGAACTCGCCTCCGGATTTCATCCACAATGTTTTCATCATACAAAGTTTTCAGTAACCTGAATGTGTTTCCTCCACCTGTTATTCAATGAAACCTTATAtataatatcttttttatttatttatataaaggcATGTTTCCAACTTTTAGCAAGAGAGTCTGATCAGCTAGTACTGGGTCCAAGATTATAAAAAACTGAGTTTGGGGACCAGTATTAGGTTTCTGCTTTGTCACAAGTCAATTTCTAAACTGAGGTTAGTgctaacccttagcatgctggacacaattgattctgcctttgcagtctgatcatggtctgcactgtttgctactcatgcagtcagtaaattttcagtaaacactccttcaaattataaatggtactacccaaattggaagatggacaagtccattatagaaatttagcaaggcaAGGGCTAACCATTAATTTATCAAATgcatgaatttgaaattttggacTGGTCCAATTCCTCAGTTTTACAAATTAACCTGGAACATCATTTTACCATAATTCTCCATCAAAGTCACTGTCATTAGTGGAAAGttttgtaaaatgcatttatttcatttacttaaCAGTTTTTTAACATGGATCTTTTTCTAAAGTGTTATATAATTGAATTTCCTAGGATGATTTATAGACTGTGAAGTTCAAAAACGCCGTTTCAGTGGAGCATATAACTTTGAAAAGAGTACAgcttaatctttaccctgctaaatttctaaaatggactggtccctcatttaatttgggcagtgccatttattattcaaaggggtgttcactgaaaatttactgactgaatagcgaagagtgcggaccaagatccgtgcagactgatcttggtcatTCTGAAATTCATTTGAACCTGTCATACTAACATTCCAACATTACTGACTTTTCCAAGGAAAATGATTTAGTCGACAGATTTGCCTGCAATAGagctgaaataaaatacatacatgtagtatTCTAAGTAAGAGATGTTTTTATCACATTGTGTATAATAAACTGATACTTTGAGTGTACTAGGATAAGTTAAAATTGtacagtttcttttttatatcatcTCATCTTATAGGTATATATCACCGGATTTAATAATTTATCCTTAAcaagtatttcaacaaatatgcTAAAATGGTTTCACCATGGTTTTCATAACAGCTGATGTTTTACTTACTGGTATATAGCATGTTATACTAATCAGGGATTATTTTGGTtgttttgggaaaaggtccggtaccaaCTGAATTAATTGGGAAAAATCACTGCATTTTTTCTCAATTTGGGAATTGTTGGTGTCATTCTGTTTTTCTAATCAACAGTAAAGCCCCTGAGATAGGCCTGTACTTAAATCACAAAATTGCAAGTAATCATTAATATTTGCAAAGATAGGATGTGTTTTGCCTACAAGTCAATAAATTACCAAACCACTTAACAGTTTGACCATTTTCCTTCGTCTTTCAGGGAATTTCTTTCtggaaattctgaaaaaaaaaacacttttaaattcGGAAGGGGTCCTTTTACtgatgaagaagaaaaaaagtcACTGCAAACCTATAAATAGGGCTTCCGCATTTCTGACAGCATTTACTGCACTTGATTTTTCATGTATACTTTCCAAGTTGTATCCTGCAATGTATGTTATTAGGTATAAGCATAGAAGTATAATTTTTTATAGCTCGAGATCTATGGTATGTTAGTTTCCACAACAAAGAGAAATTACGTATATGCACATTCTATCGTAAATAATTGCTTTCCACAATAAATTCTTTCCTTCATCCCCttataaaattattctttttttttttatattttttgtaccTCCAAAacttccttttgtaaattaaaatcTACCATTTGAAGGGACCAAAAATTGCAAATATAGTGATACTTTTTATTCTATCAAATAGTTActaatatatttgtaaacaaatcaaaatgcagtcagatattttttttccattctgaTATCCCGTACTGCATGATTGTTTATACAGGTCTGAATTTTAGGCCAAAATGTAAAAGATCTTTAATGTCAGGACTTAGTAAACTGCAACATTGGacaaattctttgaaagcaaGTTTCTATTTCCATTTTGCCTCATTTTGAAATGTACGACATTTGTAAGTACGTGATAAGTAAAATTATTCATTGAAACTGGCTAccttaacaaaattaaataaaatgtgctaattttcatttgaaacttcAATAGCATACCTAGCTTATGTGGTGTTTATTGTTTTTAcacataatatattattttctagTGTATGCAACATGTCAAGATTTAATTACATGAAAAAGTAGATACAAATTTACAAACATTATCCTTATCTTGCGATCGCTGCTATAAGCCCTTTGGCCTTAAGTAATGCACATTTAACATACCCATATCTTCGTATGCCTTCCGTGCAATGCTTGCATACTCGTCTCTGTTGTGAAGAGCGTATGGCACAAACAACACGGTTTTCACCTtgctgaaatagtgaaaaaaaatgttcaaaagttaaacCATTGCACATTAATCTGTATGTCAGTTCAAGGCTATTTCTCAACTCAAGCAAcaataaaaatttctaaaatggactaaaatgaatttaaaactagaaaatgcttttgtaaaaaagcgcatgtctcccccaatgcaaagtcctataggcaagaagtcaataggggtcaggagcgaaagtcaaagagacactgatggttggctgcaatagggatcatctacctggcatgtccagtcatcccgctaaatttcaacactcttggcctagtggttctcaagtcactgttcaggctcctgtgaccttgacctttgatcaaatgacctcaaaataaataggggtcatctactctgcatgtccaatcatcctatgaagtttcaacattgtaggtcaagtggttctcaagttatttccaaaaaatgattttacatgaacaggccactgtgaccttgacctttaatagagtgaccccaaaatcaatagaggtcatctactctgcatgttcaatcatcctatgaagtttcaacattctgggtcaagtggttctcaagttattgatcggaactggttatcaatgttcaggcccctgtgaccttgacctttgacggagtgaccccaaaaacaataggggtcatttactctgcatgaacaatcaacctatgaagtttcaacattctgggtcgagaggttctcaagttattgattggaaatggttttccatgttcaggcccctgtggccttgacctttaacagagtgaccctaaaatcgttaggggtcatctattctgcatgaccaatcatccaattaagtttcatcattctgggtcaagtggttctcaagttactgactggaaatggttttcaatgttcaggcccctgtgaccttgaactttcacagagtgaccccaaaatcgttaggggtcatctactctgcatgaccaatcatcctattaagtttcatatttctgggtcaagtggttctcaagttactgaccggaaatggttttcaatgttcaggccagtgtgaccttgacctttcacagagtgaccccaaaattgttaggggtcatctactctgcatgaccaatcatccacttaagtttcaacattctgggtcaagtggttctcaagttactgaccagaaatggttttcaatgttcaggcccctgtgaccttgacctttgacgaagtgaccccaaaatcaataggggtcatctactctgcatgaccaatcatcctatgaagtttcaacattctgggtcaagtggttctctagttattgatcggaaatggttttcaatgttcaggcctctgtgaccttgacctttgatggagtgaccccaaaatcaataggggtcatctactcttcatggccaatcatcctatgaagtttcaacattctgggtcaagtggttctctagttattgatcggaaatggttttcaatgttcaggcccctgtgaccttgacctttgacggagtgaccccaaaaacaataggggtcgtctactccagcagccctacaaccctatgaagtttgaaggttctaggtcaaatggttctccagttattgctcggaaatgaagtgtgacgtacggacggacggacggacagggcaaaaacaatatgtctcctaggggagacataataagatttttacatgtaattaatggttgtttgtcattctcccatACAAGAGGTTTACCATAGCTAATTTGGGGGACAAAAATTGTTCTtaaagagtgtcatttgacaataatgatatttaaaacaattgCAATTATAGTCTGTGTTTAGGATAACAtgattatgtaagttccggtatctacACTACAGAAGTTTATTAGCTATTAAAGAACATGAAACatctaaattaaaaaattaaatcactATTTTCACTACATTCACCCGAAAAGAGAAAATTTTCTATCTAATTTGTTTctattatcataattatcatgATTAACCATATATAtagcagaaatattttatttatcggTACAATTAATTCTCCTTATCTTTGTGCTGTAGTAGACGTACttctttttatttagaatataaattttgCCAAACTGAGTTTTGATTTTAATGTAGTCTAAGAATCATAACAAACTGATATTACATTTAGgaattatggattatcattaatgCAAACAATTGTGTTAATATTAACTTAATAGAACATTAAACTTAATAAAAAGAATCCGTAATACCAGGTATTTTCTTATTGGTTTCCTATTAATTAATATGATGTCCATTTTCTCTTCAAAAAGATCaagttaaataaagaaaattctAAATTTGCTATGAAGCATGAATAGACTGTCACGTCTGATTTGATGTTGCATGCACTGAGGCCATGAGGTTGAGCATGATGTTATGCAGgattaatgtgtatttaaaaaaaaccaccAAAAACAACTATCTGTAAcacatgaactgaaaagaaactttgcattcctggattcagaaatt from Mercenaria mercenaria strain notata chromosome 11, MADL_Memer_1, whole genome shotgun sequence includes the following:
- the LOC123532142 gene encoding alpha-aspartyl dipeptidase-like, with translation MMRRLLLISNSTLYGSGYLEHCKDRIKEFLADKVKTVLFVPYALHNRDEYASIARKAYEDMGYNLESIHEKSSAVNAVRNAEALFIGGGNTFRLLKTLYDENIVDEIRRRVLEDGMPYIGSSAGTNVSTVSINTTNDMPIVYPPSFNALGLVPFNINPHYQDPDPSSKHMGETREQRIKQYHEYEDSPAVLGIREGCILHVEGDKAILKGVTNARLFERGKEPVEYVTGSDMSFLLKS